The Burkholderia cepacia genomic interval GTGGGTATTCATACCTGTCCGCTGAAACCAGCGCGTTCCTGCATCAGCATGCGGCATGGATGTTTACGGCGGGTCAGTGGGTCGCCGACAAGGCACATAGCGCTTGGGTGTGGGTTGACGAGACGGGGCACGAAATATTCCGCTACACGGCTGCACAACTCAAGGCTGGATGGGAAGCGATAGTGCGCATGACTGATATGACGTGGGACGTGCTCACTCATATCGATTGGGCGCAGGTCGGCGTGACGCTGCTGAAAGGAGCCGCGATAGCGGTCGCCATTGTCGTTGGCGTCGCGATCGTGATCCTGTTGCTGCCTGAGTTGATCGCGATTTTCGCTGCTCTGTGTGCGATTATCGCGGCTGGTGCGGAGGCCGCTGCGGCATTGGCTGCGACCCTTGGTGTAGTCGTCGGGGGTGGGAGTGCGGTCGCAGCGTTGTCCGCAAGTTGACCGAATTCATGTGCGACTGATCAATTGACGATCCGATTATGACTTTGAGTGATTCGAAACCTGTCTTGACGCCGCTGCAGGCGCTTTCCCGCTATCAGGAAGATTTGAGCGTACGCCTTGCCGACAACTCAATGGGCGTGTTACCGGGTGTCATCGGTACGGTGTTCTTTGAGCGCGGCTCGCAGCCTGAGGTCCGACAGGCGATCCTTGACTGCTTTGACCGCTTTGATGAAATGTTCGGCGAGCATCTGAAGGGAGGGAAGGATGCTGACCTTGGAAAATTCACGACGCGAAATGCCAAGGGTGTTGAGAAGATTCGCCGTGCAATTTCCGATACACCGTCATATATGCAAGTCAGTGTGTTGCGTTCCAGTGCAACCGACCAAGATACAGCGGCGGAATTCAATATCGGGGTGTTAACCGGGACGGCACTTCAAGAGGACTATGTTTCGCCCACCGGACGATTGAGGGTGCCTAAGGGACGGGAGACGGGTTTATCGCATTTGAAATTCAATGTGCCGATGAATTTGGTCACTACCGCCGAAGGAGTCGCGAAGTACGAGGAATTTCTGCGTTATGTGTGTAACAAACTCGTAGTGCGTGGTGGCTATGGTGGGCTTGCGCCTGTTCTTGCGTATAGCTACCACCGATATATGCCGCAAGAATGGGCACTTGCGGAACGTTTCAGCGGGTTAGACATTGACAGTACCGCGCACCTGCAGAAACAAGAGTACGACCCGGTATCCTACGAAGGTGAATCCAAGGACGATCTAACCGCCTCCTATGATCATCTGCATCCCGGTGCGAAGGTCGGGCGGTGGGGCTTCATCAAGGGGGTGAACTGGTTCACGATCCTA includes:
- a CDS encoding type VI immunity family protein, translated to MTLSDSKPVLTPLQALSRYQEDLSVRLADNSMGVLPGVIGTVFFERGSQPEVRQAILDCFDRFDEMFGEHLKGGKDADLGKFTTRNAKGVEKIRRAISDTPSYMQVSVLRSSATDQDTAAEFNIGVLTGTALQEDYVSPTGRLRVPKGRETGLSHLKFNVPMNLVTTAEGVAKYEEFLRYVCNKLVVRGGYGGLAPVLAYSYHRYMPQEWALAERFSGLDIDSTAHLQKQEYDPVSYEGESKDDLTASYDHLHPGAKVGRWGFIKGVNWFTILGELFIERLGGEAAIREKLDRPDIHIERANACLMIRAGDFPRLGAPEEGLPEPYVFVNSVLRVLRDPKPDALHTYIPDLPSADVKNARKWVARFDLPDAQPIPEPPTIVPPPVNREPARQSVRGGSACPEAGWWHTPAKAGSRRYFEVGEIMPVIEGSSWGTTNWHWSPNQKQDG